In the genome of Gimesia sp., one region contains:
- a CDS encoding protein arginine kinase, with protein MNLDAFTRTSGEWLRGIGPDSDIVMSSRIRLARNLAQFPFINRCTESTLGEIEQLMRPIITNLRMQEKLSYLNVNKLSNLDRQFIVERQMISREHAERSGPRGVGLDNEENIGIMVNEEDHLRLQVLRSGFSLDECWDTINRIDDLLESEVTYAFSEEFGYLTACPTNVGTGIRVSVMLHLPALVITKEIQKVFQALQKINLAVRGLYGEGSQAMGDFYQISNQVTLGQTEHQLIDSIKEVVPNIISYERRVRNSLLKENRQGLHDQVSRAFGILSTAQTISSEETMHLLSSVRMGVNLGLIESLPISAVNEMFIFTQPAHLQKLQGGELESSERNAARANYLRQRISDASNSD; from the coding sequence GTGAATTTGGATGCATTCACTCGCACGAGTGGTGAATGGCTGAGAGGAATCGGCCCGGACTCCGATATTGTGATGTCCAGCAGAATTCGCCTGGCGAGAAACCTCGCACAGTTCCCCTTTATCAATCGCTGTACGGAATCTACTCTGGGAGAGATCGAGCAGCTGATGCGGCCGATCATTACCAACCTGCGCATGCAGGAAAAACTCTCCTATCTGAATGTGAACAAGCTCTCCAACCTGGATCGTCAGTTCATCGTCGAACGCCAGATGATCAGCCGTGAGCATGCCGAACGCTCTGGTCCCCGCGGTGTGGGACTGGATAATGAGGAAAACATCGGCATCATGGTCAATGAGGAAGACCACCTCCGCCTCCAGGTTTTACGAAGCGGATTTTCTCTCGACGAATGCTGGGACACCATCAATCGGATTGATGACCTGCTGGAATCCGAAGTCACCTACGCCTTCAGTGAAGAATTTGGTTACCTCACAGCGTGCCCCACCAACGTGGGTACCGGAATCCGTGTCAGTGTCATGCTGCACCTGCCGGCGCTGGTCATCACGAAAGAGATTCAGAAAGTCTTTCAGGCGCTGCAGAAGATCAATCTGGCCGTACGCGGACTGTATGGCGAAGGCAGCCAGGCCATGGGTGATTTTTATCAGATCTCCAACCAGGTCACTCTGGGGCAAACCGAGCATCAGCTGATCGACAGCATCAAGGAAGTCGTCCCCAATATCATCTCTTACGAACGGCGTGTCAGAAACTCGCTGCTCAAAGAAAACCGCCAGGGGCTGCACGATCAGGTTTCCCGTGCCTTCGGGATATTGAGTACCGCCCAGACCATCAGTTCCGAAGAGACCATGCACCTGCTCTCCAGCGTGCGCATGGGTGTCAATTTAGGATTGATCGAAAGTCTCCCCATTTCGGCCGTGAACGAGATGTTCATCTTCACACAGCCCGCTCACCTGCAGAAACTGCAGGGAGGAGAACTGGAGTCCAGCGAACGAAATGCGGCTCGCGCGAACTATCTCAGGCAACGTATCAGTGACGCCTCCAACTCAGACTGA
- a CDS encoding family 16 glycoside hydrolase, with protein MHTFVRVLFTCIVFSTSTSHAQEFQQLFNGKDLTGWEGREGFWTVEDGAIVGETTPEHPAKPNTFLVWQGGDVGDFEFKAQVRFKGNNSGVQYRSELVDPQNFALKGYQADLHPKPEYFGMLYGEKTGRGIIAQRFQRVEIGVDGKPEVVAEIGDKNQKLNDWEWNELRIVAVGNRLVHQVNGVNTVDITDNHPQAFAKGVLGLQLHAGPPMRVEFKDVQYRPLAGKEAQAVLKAAVENTKKAPATKTSSTKNKKDKFGWVSAKPVPGWIWKTDNPTDNAPIYLRKQFEVSEKIKAARLYFTCDNRATVWINGKDAGTATDWKNPVMLSDARKLVQTGFNQIAVKANNNGGVAAFILKLEIETADGKKQHISSTPDWKLSDQESPEWKQVRFDDSSWKLKLKSMGAFGSGPWGKPGITTRSGVDMEELAQNITIAKDFKVELLYEVPANEQGSWVSLTTDGKGRLLASDQGDKGLYRITVTEKGDAPQVDVEKIQIDLSGAQGMVWHKDALYFHKNGGNLFKVTDTNGDDQLDTAEVLPSERSGGEHGNHAVIVAEDNQHLYVIGGNHAALPPQDSIVRSHVPTWDEDLLLPREWDANGHARGRMAPGGWISRFSPETKQHEIISTGYRNEYDIALNRAGDIFTYDADMEWDLGTPWYRPTRINVAVSGSDYGWRSGSGKWPEYYEDSLPAVVNIGPGCPTGVISGQGAKFPARYQDAMFALDWTFGTIYAIHLTPDGAGYKGEQEAFCYGSPLPLTDAIIGKDGALYFTIGGRGTKSALFRITYTGSESTKPVTAELAGAEARKLRRSLEAYHGKQDPAAVAAAWPHLSSSDRWLRHAARVAIESQPVEQWAAKVFKEPNPQARISGAVALARMGNKSHRDAQIAALLELDPSQLSEPQFLGLLRAYALTFIRLGKPTAEQRAQVIAELDPYLPSQSKNINTELVRVLVYLESPTVIAKALDLIENRGEPEVPDWTELAGRNKNYGGRVLDMLAKHPPTHEINYAFMLRNLRDGWTMDQRRAYIEFINASAKYPGGNSYAKFLGNLRDEVLGYLSNADRATLADISGENFNPVPDFKITPPKGPGRTWTIGDASRYTSGGHLQKASFENGRNLFHALRCAACHRFDGLGGDVGPDLTTVKNKFDARYILESIVEPSKVISDQYQSSIVITDEGRTFTGLVSKDGDKVIVYTADIKAEPIEIPAESVEEIQASPVSQMPQAMLNTLSPEEVRDLVAYLLSGGDPKARLYGK; from the coding sequence ATGCATACTTTCGTCCGCGTTCTTTTTACCTGCATCGTTTTCTCTACCAGCACCAGCCACGCTCAGGAATTTCAGCAGCTCTTTAACGGTAAAGATCTGACCGGCTGGGAAGGTCGAGAAGGATTCTGGACCGTAGAAGACGGAGCCATCGTGGGTGAGACCACGCCAGAGCATCCCGCGAAACCCAACACCTTCCTCGTCTGGCAGGGGGGAGATGTGGGTGACTTTGAATTCAAAGCCCAGGTCCGCTTCAAAGGCAATAACTCAGGTGTGCAATATCGCAGCGAACTGGTCGATCCGCAGAACTTCGCACTTAAAGGTTACCAGGCCGACCTGCATCCGAAACCCGAATATTTCGGAATGCTCTACGGCGAAAAAACCGGACGGGGAATCATCGCCCAGCGTTTCCAGCGTGTCGAAATTGGAGTGGATGGTAAGCCTGAAGTCGTCGCAGAGATCGGCGATAAAAATCAGAAACTGAATGACTGGGAATGGAACGAACTGCGGATCGTCGCGGTAGGCAACCGGTTGGTCCACCAGGTGAATGGAGTCAACACCGTCGATATCACTGACAACCATCCCCAGGCGTTTGCGAAAGGAGTGCTCGGTCTGCAGCTTCACGCAGGACCACCAATGCGCGTCGAATTCAAAGACGTGCAATACCGACCGTTAGCAGGCAAAGAAGCCCAGGCCGTACTCAAAGCAGCTGTCGAAAATACGAAGAAAGCACCCGCTACCAAAACATCGTCCACAAAAAATAAAAAGGACAAGTTTGGCTGGGTCTCCGCCAAACCGGTTCCAGGCTGGATCTGGAAAACAGACAACCCGACGGACAACGCCCCGATCTACCTGCGGAAGCAGTTCGAAGTCTCAGAGAAGATCAAAGCGGCCCGTCTCTATTTCACCTGTGACAATCGAGCCACCGTCTGGATCAACGGCAAAGACGCAGGTACTGCAACCGACTGGAAAAATCCCGTCATGCTGAGCGATGCACGCAAACTGGTGCAGACGGGCTTCAATCAGATCGCAGTGAAAGCGAATAACAATGGCGGTGTCGCAGCCTTCATCCTGAAGCTGGAAATTGAAACTGCCGATGGTAAAAAGCAGCACATCAGCTCCACCCCTGACTGGAAACTGTCGGACCAGGAGTCTCCCGAGTGGAAGCAGGTCCGCTTCGACGATTCCTCCTGGAAGCTGAAACTGAAATCAATGGGCGCCTTTGGCAGTGGTCCCTGGGGTAAACCCGGGATCACAACCCGTAGTGGTGTCGACATGGAAGAACTGGCCCAAAACATCACCATCGCAAAGGACTTCAAAGTCGAACTGCTCTATGAAGTCCCCGCCAATGAACAGGGGAGTTGGGTTTCACTCACCACCGACGGCAAAGGACGACTGCTGGCCAGCGATCAGGGAGACAAAGGCCTCTATCGCATCACAGTCACCGAAAAAGGGGATGCCCCCCAGGTTGATGTCGAAAAAATACAGATCGACCTTTCCGGTGCCCAGGGCATGGTCTGGCACAAGGACGCACTTTACTTTCACAAGAATGGCGGCAACCTCTTCAAAGTCACAGATACAAACGGAGACGACCAGCTCGATACCGCCGAAGTTCTTCCCAGCGAACGCAGCGGTGGCGAACACGGTAACCATGCGGTGATTGTCGCTGAGGATAATCAGCACCTGTATGTCATCGGCGGTAATCACGCCGCTCTCCCTCCTCAGGACAGCATTGTTCGTTCACACGTTCCCACTTGGGACGAAGACCTGCTGTTACCCCGTGAATGGGATGCCAACGGACATGCCCGCGGTCGCATGGCACCGGGTGGCTGGATTTCCCGGTTCTCACCGGAAACAAAACAGCACGAGATTATCTCTACCGGCTATCGAAACGAATACGACATCGCCCTCAACCGGGCCGGTGACATCTTCACCTACGATGCAGACATGGAATGGGACCTCGGAACTCCCTGGTACCGCCCGACCCGCATCAACGTCGCCGTCAGCGGTTCCGACTATGGATGGCGAAGTGGTTCCGGCAAATGGCCTGAATACTACGAAGACAGTCTACCCGCGGTGGTGAATATCGGCCCCGGTTGTCCGACCGGCGTGATCAGTGGCCAGGGAGCCAAATTCCCGGCACGCTACCAGGATGCGATGTTCGCACTGGACTGGACGTTCGGCACGATCTACGCCATTCATCTCACTCCGGATGGCGCAGGCTACAAGGGTGAGCAGGAAGCGTTCTGCTACGGTTCACCACTGCCGCTGACCGATGCGATCATTGGTAAAGACGGCGCGCTCTACTTCACCATCGGTGGACGGGGAACTAAGTCAGCTCTGTTCAGAATCACCTACACTGGAAGCGAATCAACCAAACCGGTTACAGCAGAACTGGCTGGCGCTGAGGCCCGAAAACTGCGTCGCAGCCTGGAAGCTTATCATGGCAAACAGGATCCGGCAGCCGTCGCAGCTGCCTGGCCACACCTCTCCAGTTCTGATCGCTGGTTGCGACACGCAGCTCGTGTCGCCATCGAATCGCAGCCCGTTGAGCAGTGGGCTGCGAAAGTATTTAAGGAACCAAATCCCCAGGCACGGATTTCCGGGGCAGTCGCCCTGGCCCGCATGGGAAACAAATCTCACCGCGATGCCCAGATTGCTGCTCTGCTGGAACTGGATCCATCTCAGTTGAGCGAACCACAGTTCCTGGGACTGTTACGTGCTTACGCCCTGACGTTCATTCGCCTGGGCAAACCCACGGCAGAACAAAGAGCACAGGTTATTGCCGAACTCGACCCGTATCTGCCCAGCCAGAGCAAGAACATCAACACCGAACTGGTGCGTGTGCTGGTTTACCTGGAATCACCAACCGTGATTGCCAAAGCCCTGGATCTGATTGAAAACCGGGGCGAACCTGAAGTCCCCGACTGGACTGAGCTGGCGGGACGAAATAAAAACTATGGCGGGCGTGTCCTCGACATGCTGGCCAAGCATCCGCCCACTCATGAAATCAATTATGCATTCATGCTGCGAAACCTGCGTGACGGCTGGACCATGGATCAGCGTCGTGCCTACATCGAGTTCATCAACGCCTCGGCGAAATACCCGGGAGGCAACAGCTATGCCAAGTTCCTGGGTAACCTGCGTGACGAAGTACTCGGATATCTCTCCAATGCCGATCGAGCTACTCTGGCCGACATCAGTGGAGAGAATTTCAATCCCGTTCCTGATTTCAAAATCACTCCCCCTAAAGGGCCGGGACGAACCTGGACGATCGGCGATGCCAGCCGATACACTTCCGGCGGACACCTGCAGAAAGCCAGTTTCGAGAATGGCCGCAACCTGTTCCATGCCCTGCGTTGTGCTGCCTGCCACCGCTTTGACGGACTGGGGGGCGACGTCGGCCCCGACCTGACGACCGTGAAAAACAAGTTCGATGCCCGTTACATTCTCGAATCCATTGTCGAACCGAGTAAGGTCATTTCCGATCAATATCAATCCTCGATCGTGATCACCGATGAAGGGCGAACTTTCACAGGTCTCGTTTCGAAAGACGGCGACAAAGTGATTGTCTACACGGCCGACATCAAGGCAGAACCGATTGAGATCCCGGCAGAGAGCGTCGAAGAAATCCAGGCATCTCCGGTCTCTCAGATGCCTCAGGCGATGCTGAATACGCTCAGCCCCGAAGAAGTACGGGACCTGGTTGCCTACCTGCTGTCAGGCGGCGATCCCAAAGCTCGACTCTACGGGAAATAA
- a CDS encoding AarF/ABC1/UbiB kinase family protein, with the protein MNYGFDDLVDQLGLRRYLRWGRRLLFWKRTEPEVKLTRAKRIRLALESLGVTFIKFGQVVSTRPDLVPRDVVSELEKLQERVPSFPGEIAIAIIERELGEPIEKLYAEFDPAPLAAGSLGQVHKARHHDGTPLVVKVKRPDIDRVIEQDLSLMHELATMVERHFPDAEVFDPVGLVNQFSRTIHRELQFSREARSTDEFYRLFQDDATLYVPKIYSEMTQGDIITMEFIDGYRIDDEQELQNLPISAHEVAANGARIFMKMVFEFGVFHADPHPGNFRVLHDGSLCLIDYGMIGVLEEERRDLLVDLLLNVAKQDTNKLVEVVLNIGKAKRAVDHQLLRADLRDFIGNYYGIPLDQISVGKMLTDFINILAIHRIRCPVDIMLLIRAMITLEGVASRIAPDLNIAQEMEPYIYKLSSERYHPRAIASRIWSEACSFSKVMHDLPEQVGRTLGKLADDELQIHLDHKGIDHLTTEMDRSGNRLAIGMVMSSLILASAITLSSDTRLVYISIPIFMMSSLLGIWLIYGVFRSGRL; encoded by the coding sequence ATGAATTATGGTTTTGATGATCTCGTTGATCAGTTGGGGCTGAGGCGTTATCTCCGTTGGGGCCGCAGGCTGTTGTTCTGGAAACGCACCGAGCCTGAAGTCAAACTCACCCGTGCAAAACGAATTCGTCTTGCCCTGGAAAGTCTGGGTGTCACGTTTATCAAATTCGGTCAGGTGGTCAGCACGCGTCCCGATCTGGTGCCTCGCGATGTCGTCTCGGAATTGGAAAAACTGCAGGAGCGGGTTCCCTCCTTTCCCGGTGAAATCGCGATCGCCATCATCGAACGCGAACTGGGAGAACCCATCGAAAAGCTGTATGCCGAGTTTGATCCTGCTCCCCTGGCCGCCGGTTCGCTGGGGCAGGTGCATAAAGCCCGTCACCACGACGGTACGCCGCTGGTAGTCAAGGTGAAGCGGCCCGATATCGACCGGGTGATCGAGCAGGACCTGAGCCTGATGCACGAACTGGCGACCATGGTCGAACGCCATTTTCCGGATGCCGAAGTCTTCGATCCGGTGGGACTGGTTAATCAGTTTTCACGTACGATCCATCGCGAACTGCAGTTCAGCCGAGAGGCCCGCTCAACCGATGAGTTTTATCGCCTGTTCCAGGATGATGCGACGCTGTATGTTCCTAAAATCTACTCCGAGATGACCCAGGGTGACATCATCACTATGGAATTCATCGACGGCTATCGGATTGATGACGAACAGGAACTGCAAAACCTGCCCATCAGTGCGCATGAGGTCGCCGCGAACGGGGCACGGATCTTTATGAAAATGGTTTTCGAATTCGGCGTGTTTCATGCTGATCCGCATCCTGGGAATTTCCGGGTCCTGCATGATGGTTCGCTCTGCCTGATCGATTATGGCATGATTGGGGTTCTGGAAGAGGAACGCCGCGACTTGCTGGTCGACCTGTTACTGAATGTGGCCAAACAGGATACGAACAAACTCGTCGAAGTTGTGTTGAATATCGGTAAAGCCAAACGGGCCGTCGATCATCAGTTGCTCCGGGCGGATCTCCGCGATTTCATAGGCAATTATTATGGAATCCCGCTGGATCAGATCAGTGTAGGCAAGATGCTGACCGATTTTATCAACATCCTGGCGATTCACCGCATTCGCTGTCCTGTCGATATCATGCTGCTGATTCGGGCCATGATCACCCTGGAAGGGGTAGCTTCCCGAATTGCCCCCGATCTGAATATCGCTCAGGAAATGGAACCATATATTTATAAGCTCTCCTCGGAGCGATATCATCCGCGTGCGATTGCCAGCCGGATCTGGTCTGAGGCCTGCAGCTTTTCCAAGGTGATGCATGATCTGCCGGAACAGGTGGGACGAACCCTGGGGAAACTGGCCGATGACGAACTGCAGATCCACCTGGATCACAAGGGCATTGATCATCTCACGACCGAAATGGACCGCTCCGGGAACCGTCTGGCGATCGGAATGGTGATGTCGTCGCTGATCCTCGCTTCAGCCATAACACTTTCATCGGACACACGGCTGGTTTATATCAGCATTCCGATTTTCATGATGTCGAGTTTGTTGGGGATCTGGCTGATCTACGGCGTCTTCCGCAGCGGACGATTGTAA
- a CDS encoding PQQ-binding-like beta-propeller repeat protein, translating into MRIPQGILLLLILFTNPVCQAGDWPQILGPYRNAHAADETIAASWPAGGPELKWQRPVGSGYAGVAVFQNTLVLFHRVGDQEIVEALNAVTGEPIWKQSAPVSYRGTFNPNDGPIAVPLIHNNWVYTYGITGRLQCLELKTGKVVWSRDTHKEFQVSDGYFGVGSTPIIVEEKLLVNVGGKRKNAGVVAFSLDKGFTLWQALQDDASYSSPTSAFRHGRFYAIFITRLHLTGLDPKNGNVLFQFPFGKRGPTVNGADPVVIGNNIFATASYGVGGFWGQIEQIGTREIWRGEKPMSSQYTTPIEYDGKLIGIDGRQDIGTARLICFDPQTRKVEWAENDFGYATLLEADNKLIIMKTDGTLVLAEASLDAYKELASEQIFHSTTRALPALSNGLLYVRDSKTLKCLKLGSDAPVTPEKMTTN; encoded by the coding sequence ATGAGAATTCCACAAGGCATCTTACTGCTGCTCATCCTCTTCACCAATCCCGTTTGTCAGGCGGGAGACTGGCCCCAGATTCTGGGTCCCTATCGAAATGCTCATGCTGCTGACGAAACCATCGCAGCGTCCTGGCCTGCGGGCGGACCGGAATTGAAATGGCAGCGTCCCGTCGGCAGCGGGTACGCAGGTGTCGCTGTCTTTCAGAATACACTGGTACTCTTTCATCGGGTTGGCGATCAGGAAATCGTCGAAGCACTCAATGCTGTTACGGGAGAACCGATCTGGAAACAGTCCGCCCCGGTCAGCTACCGGGGAACCTTCAACCCGAATGACGGTCCGATCGCGGTCCCTTTAATCCACAACAATTGGGTTTACACTTACGGCATCACGGGCCGCCTGCAATGCCTGGAGTTAAAGACCGGCAAGGTAGTCTGGTCGCGCGACACTCATAAAGAATTCCAGGTCAGTGATGGTTACTTCGGAGTGGGCAGCACGCCCATCATTGTGGAAGAGAAACTGCTGGTCAACGTGGGTGGCAAACGTAAGAATGCCGGCGTGGTTGCGTTTTCCCTGGACAAGGGTTTTACCTTGTGGCAGGCACTGCAGGACGATGCCAGCTACTCGTCGCCAACCTCTGCCTTTCGACATGGTCGCTTCTATGCAATCTTCATCACCCGGCTGCACCTGACCGGCCTGGATCCGAAGAATGGCAACGTGCTGTTTCAGTTCCCCTTTGGTAAGCGGGGCCCAACGGTGAACGGTGCCGACCCTGTAGTGATCGGCAACAACATCTTTGCGACAGCCAGCTACGGCGTGGGCGGTTTCTGGGGCCAGATTGAACAGATCGGCACGCGGGAAATCTGGCGCGGCGAAAAGCCGATGTCCAGTCAGTACACGACGCCGATTGAATATGATGGTAAGCTGATCGGCATAGATGGTCGTCAGGATATCGGCACAGCCCGCCTGATTTGCTTTGATCCCCAGACACGCAAAGTCGAATGGGCCGAGAACGATTTTGGATACGCGACCTTACTTGAAGCCGACAACAAACTGATTATCATGAAAACGGATGGCACTCTGGTACTGGCCGAAGCCTCCCTGGATGCCTATAAAGAACTGGCCAGTGAGCAGATCTTCCACTCCACGACACGGGCTCTGCCTGCCCTGTCAAATGGTCTGCTCTACGTCAGAGATTCAAAAACATTGAAATGTCTCAAGCTGGGGTCAGATGCCCCGGTCACTCCTGAAAAAATGACTACGAACTAG
- the hemL gene encoding glutamate-1-semialdehyde 2,1-aminomutase, producing the protein MTSRSRTRSEAEFERALKVIPGGVNSPARAFGAVGGHPVVIDRGEGQYLYDIDGNRYIDFVGSWGPHILGHLHPQVMSGIEEALKKGTSFGAPTVLESELAELVAELVPSVEKVRMVNSGTEAAMSAIRLARGYTGRDKIIKFAGCYHGHVDSLLVQAGSGALTLGAPSSPGVPQGCTADTLVLEYNDIEQLKESFSQAGDQIAGVILEPVVGNMGVVLPEPGFLETVRELCTQHQSVFIMDEVMTGFRVALGGAQQRFGVTPDICMLGKVIGGGMPVGAYGGKAEIMDAISPVGSVYQAGTLSGNPIAMASGIATLECLRETNPYPELETKTQRLTKGLSAAASKAGLPHTLAECGSMFTLFFNPEKVTSFAVSSQNDTERFARYFQGMLDRGIYLPCSQFEANFASTCMTDEDIDQTIQAVEEVLQSIG; encoded by the coding sequence ATGACATCCCGCTCCCGTACGCGAAGTGAAGCAGAATTTGAACGCGCCCTGAAGGTCATTCCGGGAGGAGTGAACAGCCCGGCGCGGGCATTTGGCGCCGTGGGCGGACACCCGGTCGTCATCGATCGCGGCGAGGGACAGTACCTGTATGACATCGACGGCAACCGCTACATTGATTTCGTCGGTTCCTGGGGCCCCCACATTCTGGGACACCTGCATCCCCAGGTCATGTCTGGAATCGAAGAGGCACTCAAAAAAGGGACCAGCTTTGGAGCACCTACGGTTCTGGAAAGCGAACTGGCGGAACTGGTCGCGGAACTGGTTCCCTCCGTCGAGAAAGTCCGGATGGTGAATTCAGGAACTGAAGCCGCCATGAGTGCGATTCGACTGGCACGCGGCTACACCGGTCGGGATAAGATCATCAAGTTTGCCGGCTGTTATCACGGGCACGTCGACAGCCTGCTCGTCCAGGCAGGCAGTGGTGCGTTGACACTCGGCGCCCCATCCAGTCCCGGCGTTCCCCAGGGTTGCACAGCCGACACCCTGGTCCTGGAGTACAACGACATAGAGCAACTCAAGGAATCATTCTCCCAGGCAGGTGACCAGATCGCAGGTGTGATCCTCGAACCGGTTGTAGGCAACATGGGGGTCGTCTTGCCGGAACCAGGATTCCTCGAAACGGTCAGGGAACTTTGTACCCAGCACCAGTCGGTCTTCATCATGGATGAAGTCATGACCGGATTTCGTGTCGCCCTCGGTGGAGCCCAACAGCGGTTCGGAGTGACACCCGATATCTGTATGCTGGGTAAAGTCATCGGCGGCGGCATGCCTGTCGGCGCTTATGGTGGAAAAGCGGAAATCATGGATGCGATCTCTCCGGTTGGCTCGGTCTACCAGGCCGGAACCTTGTCAGGAAACCCGATCGCGATGGCATCCGGTATCGCAACACTCGAGTGTCTGCGGGAAACCAATCCCTACCCGGAACTGGAAACAAAGACGCAGCGACTGACAAAGGGACTCTCCGCGGCGGCCTCCAAAGCGGGGCTACCACATACGCTTGCAGAATGCGGCTCGATGTTCACGCTGTTCTTCAATCCCGAAAAAGTGACCAGCTTTGCGGTCTCTTCCCAGAATGATACCGAGCGATTTGCCCGCTATTTCCAGGGTATGCTTGACCGGGGTATCTATCTCCCCTGCAGCCAGTTTGAAGCCAACTTCGCTTCTACCTGTATGACAGATGAAGATATCGACCAGACGATTCAGGCAGTTGAAGAAGTGCTGCAGAGTATCGGCTGA
- a CDS encoding M42 family metallopeptidase translates to MEAKSLEFLKNLLHSPAPSGYERPIQEVVRAYVKEFADEVKTDLHGNVIAAVNPGAKRRVMFAGHCDQIGLLVQHIDDDGYLWANLIGGWDIQMLLGQNMQVHTDSGPIHGVIARKAIHLLTPEERKTVPEIKDLWIDIGAKDGAEAREKVAIGDPITFELGFRPMLNQLASAPGMDNRVGVWVVMEALRQASEKSPEFGVFSVSTVQEEIGLRGAQTSAYSIQPEVGIAVDVTHATDCPAVSKKENGEINVGDGPVVYRGPNVNPVVFSTLTDLAGKNDISCQINSISRPAGNDANAMQLNQGGMATGIVAIPNRYMHSPVEVVSLEDLEHAANLLAAFCLEINEQTDFTP, encoded by the coding sequence ATGGAAGCGAAATCCTTGGAATTCCTCAAAAACCTACTTCATTCACCCGCTCCCTCGGGATACGAGCGACCCATTCAGGAGGTCGTGCGGGCGTATGTGAAAGAGTTTGCTGACGAAGTGAAAACCGACCTGCACGGCAATGTGATCGCGGCCGTCAATCCCGGAGCAAAACGACGGGTGATGTTCGCCGGCCACTGTGACCAGATTGGTCTACTGGTACAGCATATCGATGATGACGGCTACCTGTGGGCAAACCTGATCGGCGGTTGGGACATCCAGATGCTGCTCGGCCAGAACATGCAGGTCCACACCGATTCGGGGCCGATCCACGGCGTGATCGCTCGTAAAGCCATTCACCTGCTGACCCCGGAAGAACGCAAAACCGTGCCCGAGATCAAAGACCTCTGGATCGACATCGGAGCAAAAGATGGAGCGGAAGCCCGTGAGAAAGTCGCGATCGGGGATCCCATCACATTCGAGCTCGGTTTCCGACCGATGCTGAATCAGCTGGCTTCCGCACCCGGGATGGATAACCGCGTCGGGGTCTGGGTTGTGATGGAGGCCCTGCGCCAGGCGAGTGAAAAGTCACCCGAGTTCGGCGTCTTCTCGGTTTCGACAGTTCAGGAAGAGATCGGCCTGCGTGGTGCACAAACCAGTGCTTACTCGATTCAGCCTGAAGTCGGGATTGCCGTCGATGTGACCCATGCCACCGACTGTCCCGCGGTCAGTAAAAAGGAAAATGGCGAGATCAATGTCGGCGATGGTCCGGTTGTCTATCGCGGTCCGAATGTGAACCCGGTCGTTTTCTCAACGCTCACCGACCTGGCGGGGAAAAACGACATCTCCTGTCAGATTAACTCGATTTCGCGTCCCGCGGGTAACGATGCCAATGCGATGCAGTTGAACCAGGGAGGCATGGCGACCGGAATTGTCGCCATCCCCAACCGGTATATGCACAGCCCAGTCGAGGTCGTCTCGCTGGAAGACCTGGAGCACGCGGCGAATCTTCTGGCTGCATTCTGTCTGGAGATCAATGAACAGACGGATTTCACTCCGTAG
- a CDS encoding HDOD domain-containing protein, translated as MTDWTKLRKELIGEGKQSPLPPEIKLPMLPKAVMEFSRKAEDPASTPKELSKIIETDAGISCELLRMVNSSAFGLRRKVSSIQQTITLLGIRSTKLFLVTTGLKQAMATSDSKLINLPNFWSTNLERALMAREIAMLMKVDADVAFSAAMLEDFLLPILSKELFDLYLTFTINQDSDPCLLSEYERRHFSWDHSAAAANVMLDWSFPDDLICAVYLHHEGLKLLTDDNLGKTAAAAVAVASLIPDPLRQNPQGLDQLLTLNDAWPEFKLFELADKIDQELREEATTTGNYLSLKNRLEKHAVLLETE; from the coding sequence ATGACGGACTGGACAAAGCTGCGAAAAGAACTGATCGGTGAAGGTAAACAAAGCCCGCTGCCTCCGGAAATTAAACTTCCAATGCTGCCCAAAGCAGTGATGGAATTTTCGCGGAAGGCTGAAGATCCTGCTTCGACTCCCAAAGAGCTCAGCAAGATCATCGAAACTGATGCCGGGATTTCCTGCGAACTGTTGAGAATGGTTAACTCCAGCGCGTTCGGATTACGCCGGAAGGTTTCCTCAATCCAACAGACGATTACGCTGCTGGGAATTCGTTCGACTAAGCTCTTTCTCGTCACTACCGGTCTGAAACAGGCGATGGCAACCAGCGATTCCAAGCTGATCAACCTGCCCAACTTCTGGAGTACTAACCTGGAACGGGCATTGATGGCACGCGAGATTGCCATGCTGATGAAGGTCGACGCCGACGTAGCTTTCTCGGCAGCCATGCTGGAAGACTTCCTGCTGCCCATCCTCTCCAAGGAACTGTTTGATCTGTACCTGACATTCACGATCAACCAGGACAGCGATCCCTGTCTGTTGAGTGAATATGAACGCCGGCATTTCAGCTGGGACCACTCGGCAGCTGCAGCGAACGTAATGCTGGACTGGTCATTTCCTGATGACTTGATCTGCGCTGTCTACCTGCATCACGAGGGACTCAAACTGCTCACAGACGATAATCTCGGTAAAACAGCTGCAGCCGCCGTGGCGGTTGCTTCGCTGATCCCCGATCCACTCAGACAGAATCCGCAGGGGCTCGATCAGTTACTGACATTGAATGATGCCTGGCCCGAATTCAAGCTGTTTGAACTGGCAGACAAGATTGATCAGGAATTGAGAGAAGAAGCCACAACGACGGGAAATTACCTGTCGTTGAAAAATCGACTCGAAAAACATGCGGTGCTTCTGGAAACCGAATAA